The Bartonella grahamii subsp. shimonis region AAAATTCAAATTTATGAAAGAATATAAACAAAAAAGCGTCCATATTATAATAACCTCATAAAGCCCTATAGCGTACCTTGTCGTTTCCACACCCTTTTTTATGATCAACAAAAACTCTCTATGAACGCGCTTTAAACAAAAGTTTTAAAAGAAAATGCCCCATCATGATGATCTCGATCTTAATTTTAGATCTTTCCTATCTCTTTTTAGCGACTCTTTAACCATTTGGAACATAATTGGCAAAAAGACATTGTATCTCCAGCATATTCAAGGAGATAAAACATGGAAACTCGCATTCCTGAAGACACACCATTCGATACGAATTTTCTAGAAGGAACATCTCTAGACGAAAAGTATCCATTCTTTCACACCCCCATTTCATGGTCCGCAATCTTTGCAGGACTGGTGACAGCCCTTGCCACCTCAATCTGCCTCTCCTTTCTGGTAGCAGCTTTAGGTTTAAGCCAAATGGATTTCACCTCTTCAACCCCATTTGAAGGCTCTTTCCTCTCCTTTGGCGTAGGTTCTGTTATCGTTACACTGATTAGCCTAGCCTTGGGAGGCTTTGTCGCTGGACGTTTTGCTGAAACCTCAGGGACGCTTCATGGACTTCTCACTTGGGCTCTCATAACATTACTGATGACCCTCCAAGCCATCCACGTGGTTTCTAGTACAGCAAAGATAGGAGCTAAAACGGCTCTAGAAAACAGCTCCATGGTCCAGCAAACCGTAGACAGCCTCAAAACCAATATTTCCCCTATACTTGCAAAATTAAATAGCGAAAGTGTTAAAAAGTTTTTTGAAAAAAACAGTGACAATGACATCAATTTTGACCAACTTGGGAATGAATTGCGCACTCTTCTCAATAAAAGCGACATTCCTGCTCTCAACCCTAATCGCTTAAAACAAACCTATCAAGCAGCACTCAACGATATTGGTTCTGCAATCACAGCTTTCAAAAATGATCCTTCTCACTATCGCACCACTTTAAAAAATCTTGGTGAGCGCCTGTCTGATCGTGTAGAAGATCTCTCGGCAAAATTTGATCGAAGTGATATTATCAAGGCCCTTATGACCGATGGTATGACCCGTGCGGATGCACAAACAGCAGCCAACCGTGCCGTTCAACTCTATCAAAGCGCAGAGGAAAAAACCGAAAAAGCCATAAAAGCGCTTGAAGAACGGGCAGAAACACTCTCGGACAATCTTGAGGATACTATTAAGAGCGCCAAAAACACTGCAACTAAAGCCACAAAAACAGCCTCCAATATAGGATGGTGGGGCTTTTTAGGTAGTCTGGTAGGCGCCATTATTTCCAGTGTTTTTGGCTATTATGGTTACAGAAGCCGTAAGGATACTTTCATGCTTTAAAACTTCTACCTCTAAAGCAAACACATAAAAAGCTGCACCAGACATGCAGCTTTTTTGCAAAATTTTCTTGATTTTTCATGCTTTTCAACACAACCAGAATTTTCGAAATCCACGTGAAGCTTTTATAATCGTGAGAAACAAGCTTGAAAATAAAAGAAATTTTTGCAAAAAAGCTATTTTTTTATGTTTTTTCTTTAAAAAACTTCTTAAATGAAGTATTAACTCCATTGATTATATATACACATTACAGCATAATGAATATTCGACTATTGCTCTATTTTTTCCATTTAAGCCAAACGAATTTCGCAGAAAAATATTCCGCTACGATCAACAACTTTTCTCAATATGGAAAGCATATCAATCTTGCCTCTCATGTAAGAGGGAGCATTATGCGATTAACATTTCATCCACGCACAATATAAGAGAATAAGTTGAAACTTCTCTGATATAACGGAAATACCAGCCTACCAAATTATCTATTCTTAACAAAGCGATACTCTCACCACTTCAATACC contains the following coding sequences:
- a CDS encoding DUF3792 domain-containing protein, whose protein sequence is METRIPEDTPFDTNFLEGTSLDEKYPFFHTPISWSAIFAGLVTALATSICLSFLVAALGLSQMDFTSSTPFEGSFLSFGVGSVIVTLISLALGGFVAGRFAETSGTLHGLLTWALITLLMTLQAIHVVSSTAKIGAKTALENSSMVQQTVDSLKTNISPILAKLNSESVKKFFEKNSDNDINFDQLGNELRTLLNKSDIPALNPNRLKQTYQAALNDIGSAITAFKNDPSHYRTTLKNLGERLSDRVEDLSAKFDRSDIIKALMTDGMTRADAQTAANRAVQLYQSAEEKTEKAIKALEERAETLSDNLEDTIKSAKNTATKATKTASNIGWWGFLGSLVGAIISSVFGYYGYRSRKDTFML